A region from the Chloroflexota bacterium genome encodes:
- a CDS encoding GNAT family N-acetyltransferase gives MLATSASRKVPFRGVRRLSLARDLRDVANLIEQTFGQEPDRAGQSVASEFRALAWWGPLLWALDRLSMGGEAFTGFVWEEDGRVVGNVTLSREWAAPGCWLISNVVVAPDYRRRGIARALMEAAMEFVASRRAVCAFLMVRRENQAAIRLYEALGFAELGGQVTLRRESPPRPVAEPPLGLGRLVRDVTFRDGRALADLARAATPAAVQRIQPVQPDAWLSEAQAGSGGWLLNRLGQRSRRCVVEEDGRLLAYARLNIARRKYHRLRFMALPHVRGQVEGALLSRMLNLLADAAALPVLADVGAEETSAIDVLRARGFAESRWLLIMARRLDTAAPRFSEEV, from the coding sequence GTGCTGGCAACGAGCGCCTCGCGCAAGGTCCCGTTCCGCGGCGTGCGCCGGCTGAGCCTGGCCCGCGACCTGCGCGATGTGGCGAACCTGATTGAGCAGACCTTCGGGCAGGAGCCGGACCGCGCCGGACAGTCCGTCGCCTCCGAGTTCCGCGCCCTGGCCTGGTGGGGGCCGCTCCTGTGGGCGCTGGATCGGCTGAGCATGGGCGGCGAGGCGTTCACGGGGTTCGTGTGGGAAGAGGATGGCCGCGTGGTGGGCAACGTAACGCTAAGCCGCGAATGGGCGGCGCCAGGCTGCTGGCTCATCAGCAATGTCGTCGTGGCCCCCGACTACCGGCGCAGGGGCATCGCCCGCGCGCTGATGGAGGCGGCGATGGAGTTCGTGGCGTCGCGGCGGGCCGTGTGTGCCTTCCTGATGGTGCGCCGCGAGAACCAGGCGGCCATCCGCCTGTATGAGGCGCTGGGCTTCGCAGAACTCGGCGGCCAGGTAACGCTTCGGCGGGAATCGCCCCCGCGCCCCGTGGCCGAGCCGCCTCTGGGCCTCGGCCGCCTGGTGCGCGATGTTACCTTCCGCGATGGCAGGGCCCTCGCCGACCTGGCGCGGGCGGCCACGCCGGCAGCGGTCCAGCGGATTCAGCCGGTGCAGCCGGACGCCTGGCTCTCCGAAGCGCAGGCCGGGTCGGGGGGCTGGCTCCTGAACCGCCTGGGGCAGCGGTCTCGTCGGTGCGTCGTGGAGGAAGACGGGCGGCTGCTGGCCTATGCGCGGCTGAACATCGCCAGGCGCAAGTACCATCGCCTGCGATTCATGGCGCTGCCCCATGTGCGGGGACAGGTTGAGGGGGCGCTGCTGTCGCGCATGCTGAACTTGCTGGCCGACGCGGCGGCGCTGCCGGTGCTGGCCGACGTCGGCGCAGAGGAGACCAGCGCCATAGATGTTCTACGCGCCCGCGGCTTCGCCGAGAGCCGCTGGCTCCTGATCATGGCGCGCCGCTTGGACACGGCCGCGCCGAGGTTTTCTGAGGAGGTGTGA
- a CDS encoding DUF2089 domain-containing protein yields the protein MMQPVLGKCPVCGEDLIATRLHCPNCDTTIEGRFALERFHRLTPDQMAFVELFIRCEGKLNRVQDELGLSYPTVRNRLNDVIRALGYQVAEQAMSVEERRSILNDLAQGKITAEEAVQLLKG from the coding sequence ATTATGCAACCCGTGTTGGGCAAATGCCCTGTCTGCGGCGAAGACCTGATCGCGACCCGCTTGCATTGCCCGAACTGCGACACCACCATAGAGGGCCGGTTCGCGCTGGAACGTTTCCACCGCCTGACGCCTGACCAGATGGCCTTCGTGGAGTTGTTCATCCGCTGCGAGGGCAAACTGAACCGCGTGCAGGACGAACTGGGCCTGTCCTATCCCACCGTCCGCAATCGGCTCAACGACGTTATCCGCGCCCTGGGGTATCAGGTGGCCGAGCAGGCCATGAGCGTGGAGGAGCGCAGGTCCATCCTGAACGACCTGGCCCAGGGCAAGATCACCGCCGAAGAAGCCGTCCAACTGCTGAAGGGGTAA